A single window of Pontiella agarivorans DNA harbors:
- a CDS encoding SPFH domain-containing protein, with product MKISGKGITGLIGSLIFIIGGIAIMFIWGFCRFYVGPNEMAIITAKVGESLEPGQILAKPGQKGIQEEPLGEGRHFRFPLFYEWEIEEVIIIDPGKVGIVTSKVGEKLSTGEFIAERGQKGIWRNVLGPGKYRMNPYGYNVEIVDAISIPIGYAGVITSRSGGQAPSGQFAGNGQKGVRKDVLQPGLYYVNPQAYKVDVLEVGINQVSLLGQDGSKVVTKARQLGQNQALNVLQSNMLEKQEQKRADYFSKRARSFLPPKRGQEVNFAAGKKVKQIAPASLDEGEINLAELVSFPSRDGFEISLDMTLEFELDPGDIAGIYRRYGDLPAVVDKIIMPQITSISRNKGSEYRAKDFIVGEGREKFQDDLTESLELELGEKDIRVYNALIRHVEVPDEIRAPIQQASIAVEQDLTNKERQNTARKEAQLNTELSLIQQRGEQVMQETEKLKAEIAADLQKQVATIQAETLKKEAEVRKATAAINADKVRVLGQAEATALEKVDGEKAKGLQLKTAAFNDSLAYSQWIFADRLNPEMKINIIHAGEGTLWTDLEKTGFAELGGAELLKTGKKQ from the coding sequence ATGAAAATTTCAGGGAAAGGAATTACAGGACTGATCGGCAGCCTGATTTTTATTATCGGGGGAATTGCGATCATGTTTATCTGGGGCTTCTGCCGCTTTTATGTGGGGCCGAATGAAATGGCGATCATCACGGCAAAAGTGGGTGAATCGCTGGAGCCCGGTCAGATTCTGGCGAAACCGGGACAGAAAGGGATTCAGGAAGAACCGCTGGGTGAAGGCCGTCATTTCCGTTTTCCGCTTTTTTATGAGTGGGAGATTGAAGAAGTCATCATCATTGATCCCGGCAAGGTCGGAATTGTGACGTCCAAGGTGGGTGAAAAACTGTCCACGGGAGAATTTATTGCGGAACGCGGCCAGAAAGGGATCTGGCGGAATGTGCTGGGGCCCGGCAAATACCGGATGAACCCCTATGGGTACAATGTTGAGATTGTCGATGCCATCAGTATTCCGATCGGGTATGCCGGCGTCATCACCTCGCGTTCGGGCGGTCAGGCACCGTCGGGCCAATTTGCGGGGAACGGTCAGAAGGGTGTACGCAAGGATGTGCTGCAGCCGGGGCTCTATTATGTCAATCCGCAGGCCTATAAAGTGGATGTGCTTGAAGTCGGTATCAACCAGGTTTCCCTGCTTGGTCAGGACGGTAGTAAAGTGGTGACGAAGGCGCGCCAGCTGGGCCAGAATCAGGCGTTGAATGTGCTGCAAAGCAATATGCTCGAAAAGCAGGAGCAGAAACGGGCGGACTATTTCAGTAAACGTGCGCGTTCTTTCCTCCCCCCGAAAAGAGGGCAGGAGGTGAACTTTGCAGCTGGAAAAAAAGTGAAACAGATTGCACCTGCATCGTTGGATGAAGGGGAAATCAATCTGGCCGAACTGGTCAGTTTCCCCTCGCGCGACGGATTTGAAATCAGCCTGGATATGACGCTGGAGTTTGAGCTGGATCCCGGCGATATCGCCGGAATTTACCGGCGTTACGGTGATCTGCCGGCCGTAGTGGACAAAATCATTATGCCGCAGATCACGTCGATTTCACGCAACAAGGGATCGGAGTACCGGGCCAAGGACTTTATTGTGGGCGAAGGCCGCGAGAAATTTCAGGACGATCTGACGGAGTCGCTGGAGCTGGAACTGGGCGAAAAAGACATCCGCGTTTACAATGCACTGATCCGTCATGTTGAAGTTCCGGACGAGATTCGCGCACCGATTCAGCAGGCGAGTATTGCGGTGGAGCAGGACCTGACCAATAAGGAGCGGCAGAATACTGCGCGCAAAGAGGCGCAGCTGAATACCGAGCTTTCGCTGATTCAGCAGCGCGGCGAGCAGGTGATGCAGGAGACTGAAAAGCTGAAAGCCGAAATTGCCGCCGATCTGCAGAAGCAGGTGGCGACCATTCAGGCCGAAACCCTTAAAAAAGAAGCCGAGGTCCGCAAAGCCACCGCGGCAATCAATGCCGACAAAGTGCGTGTGCTCGGGCAGGCCGAGGCCACGGCACTGGAAAAAGTGGATGGCGAAAAAGCCAAAGGGCTGCAGCTGAAAACTGCCGCGTTTAATGATTCGCTGGCCTATTCACAATGGATCTTTGCCGACCGTCTGAATCCGGAAATGAAAATTAATATCATTCATGCCGGTGAAGGAACGCTTTGGACCGATCTTGAAAAAACCGGTTTTGCTGAACTCGGCGGAGCCGAGTTGCTGAAAACCGGAAAAAAACAATAG
- a CDS encoding peptidylprolyl isomerase has product MASAVARHILVASEADCLTLKKQIEEGGSFAELAKQHSKCPSGAEGGNLGTFGPGQMVREFDEVVFSAPVGEVQGPVKTQFGYHLVEVTARTD; this is encoded by the coding sequence ATGGCATCAGCAGTAGCACGTCATATTCTGGTGGCATCCGAAGCGGACTGTCTTACCTTGAAAAAGCAGATTGAAGAGGGCGGGAGCTTCGCGGAGCTTGCAAAACAGCATTCCAAATGCCCGTCGGGCGCAGAAGGCGGTAATCTGGGTACATTCGGACCGGGACAGATGGTCCGCGAGTTCGATGAAGTCGTATTCAGCGCGCCGGTCGGCGAAGTGCAGGGTCCGGTGAAAACCCAGTTCGGGTATCACCTTGTGGAAGTCACCGCCCGCACCGACTGA